From a region of the Nitrospira sp. genome:
- a CDS encoding response regulator transcription factor, translating to MKGGIHTSTQRRGSAAYRRKHGAQPRSIRLLIVEAQRLFRQSLRLLLERERDVASVVEAPDGREAYRLAMEHKPDIVLLDVDMPDLDVESIAKLIQQHLPDTRVLLLARYDEDTRIIAAMQAGAFGYILKDTDQTDFLRIIRATVRGEHILSPVMPDSFARTVPGAVGRTQEHHTTVLMNLTDREREILGCAASGRSNKEIADQLCVSVDTVKTHLHHIYQKLSVDGRVEAILTYLQA from the coding sequence ATGAAAGGAGGGATTCATACGTCCACCCAACGCCGGGGAAGCGCCGCATACCGCCGCAAGCATGGAGCGCAGCCCAGATCCATCCGGCTGCTCATTGTCGAGGCTCAACGGCTGTTCAGGCAAAGTCTGCGGCTGCTGTTGGAGCGGGAACGGGATGTCGCTTCCGTCGTAGAGGCGCCGGATGGGCGCGAGGCCTATCGATTGGCGATGGAGCACAAGCCCGATATCGTGCTCCTTGACGTCGACATGCCGGATCTCGATGTGGAATCGATCGCAAAACTCATCCAGCAGCACCTCCCCGATACGCGGGTGCTGCTGTTGGCTCGGTACGATGAAGATACACGGATTATCGCCGCCATGCAGGCAGGCGCGTTCGGCTACATTCTCAAGGACACCGATCAGACGGACTTTCTGCGCATCATCAGGGCCACCGTTCGAGGAGAACATATCCTGTCGCCGGTCATGCCGGACAGCTTCGCTCGTACCGTTCCCGGCGCGGTGGGGCGGACACAAGAGCACCACACCACCGTACTCATGAACTTAACCGACCGGGAACGAGAAATATTGGGTTGCGCAGCATCCGGTCGGAGCAACAAGGAAATCGCCGATCAGTTGTGCGTCTCCGTCGATACCGTGAAGACACACCTGCATCATATCTATCAGAAACTTTCCGTGGACGGGCGCGTCGAGGCAATCCTCACCTACCTCCAGGCTTAG
- a CDS encoding acyl--CoA ligase, which translates to MSPLITVPDHIARARTVEEPCLLFPWSSFAEFFKARVHDRAGISRTFMTYCDDDRAVRYTYTYAEFGTVVELFAAFLHDHVGVRRGDRLATLLFNHDVTVVLYFAAWTLGVTIVPINVEESTDKKRYILEHSEASAVCCWHTYLGEVKNLQPELPVLRHVIVLNDEGVVQGPKHRETAKVGAAPFIGAASHTPGLEDEALIVYTSGTTGPPKGVVLTIRNLLVDADAIAAWHRFGADSRLMCVLPIHHVNGIVVTVITPFYCKGGIILNRKFKSAAFWRRLHEERVTCVSVVPTLLEFLLDANEDIAAYRLNEFGGFICGAGPLLKDTAMRFEDRFGFPIRHGYGLSETTCYSCFLPNELSREEHRHWLNDYEFPSIGVPLRHTMMAILDAEGQPRPETARGEICIRGGTVCAGYFKREDANDEAFRWGWFRSGDEGFYVRDTSGRPFFFISGRLKELIIRGGVNIAPLEIDDVLKSHPLVRFAMAVPFEHRYYGEEIAAYVVPRDEASPPTKAELLAHCRRRLPFSKCPKVILFGQDVPYTSTGKPKRLELKASLASVLTAYRYHQFKEIR; encoded by the coding sequence ATGTCCCCCTTGATCACCGTGCCTGACCATATCGCGCGGGCACGAACAGTCGAAGAGCCATGCCTCCTGTTCCCGTGGAGCTCGTTTGCCGAGTTCTTCAAAGCCCGTGTCCATGATCGCGCCGGGATCAGTAGGACCTTCATGACCTATTGCGATGACGATAGAGCGGTGCGCTACACCTACACCTATGCGGAATTCGGAACGGTGGTCGAACTGTTCGCCGCGTTTCTCCATGATCATGTGGGAGTACGGCGTGGGGATCGACTGGCGACACTCCTTTTTAACCACGACGTCACCGTGGTGTTGTACTTTGCAGCCTGGACCTTGGGCGTCACGATCGTACCGATCAACGTCGAGGAATCCACGGATAAGAAACGCTACATCCTGGAACATTCCGAGGCGTCGGCCGTCTGTTGTTGGCACACGTACCTTGGTGAAGTGAAAAATCTTCAACCGGAACTTCCCGTCTTGCGCCATGTGATTGTGCTGAATGATGAAGGTGTCGTGCAAGGGCCGAAACATAGGGAGACGGCCAAGGTTGGAGCAGCCCCATTTATTGGTGCCGCATCTCACACTCCCGGTCTGGAAGATGAAGCGCTCATCGTCTATACATCCGGGACCACCGGTCCGCCGAAAGGCGTGGTTCTCACCATAAGGAACTTGCTCGTCGATGCCGACGCCATTGCCGCATGGCATCGGTTCGGAGCGGACTCTCGCCTCATGTGCGTGCTTCCGATTCATCACGTGAATGGGATCGTCGTGACGGTGATCACACCGTTCTATTGCAAGGGCGGCATCATCTTGAATCGCAAGTTCAAGAGCGCCGCGTTCTGGCGGAGACTACACGAAGAGCGGGTCACCTGTGTCAGTGTCGTCCCGACCCTGTTGGAATTCCTCTTGGATGCAAATGAAGACATCGCCGCATACCGGCTGAACGAATTCGGCGGATTCATTTGTGGCGCCGGTCCCTTGCTCAAAGACACCGCCATGCGGTTCGAAGACCGATTCGGGTTTCCGATTCGCCACGGCTATGGCTTGTCCGAGACGACCTGCTACTCCTGCTTTCTGCCCAATGAACTTTCGCGTGAAGAGCATCGTCATTGGCTCAACGATTACGAGTTTCCCTCAATCGGTGTTCCGCTCCGACACACTATGATGGCGATTCTGGATGCCGAGGGGCAGCCGCGGCCGGAAACCGCGAGAGGAGAGATTTGCATCCGCGGGGGAACCGTCTGTGCCGGTTATTTCAAGCGGGAGGATGCGAATGATGAGGCATTTCGATGGGGCTGGTTCCGTTCCGGGGATGAAGGATTTTATGTCCGAGATACGTCAGGGCGACCGTTTTTCTTCATTTCCGGTCGCCTGAAGGAACTCATCATTCGAGGCGGTGTCAATATTGCGCCGTTGGAGATCGACGACGTGTTGAAGAGTCATCCGCTCGTGCGATTTGCGATGGCTGTTCCATTCGAGCATCGTTACTATGGTGAGGAGATCGCCGCGTATGTGGTGCCGAGGGACGAAGCCAGTCCGCCCACCAAAGCCGAGTTACTCGCACACTGTCGGCGACGGTTGCCGTTCTCAAAATGTCCAAAAGTTATTCTCTTTGGACAAGACGTGCCCTATACCTCGACCGGAAAGCCTAAGCGTCTGGAACTCAAAGCCTCCCTCGCTTCCGTATTGACGGCCTACCGCTATCATCAATTCAAGGAAATACGCTAG